One genomic segment of Pseudomonas fortuita includes these proteins:
- a CDS encoding methyl-accepting chemotaxis protein yields the protein MSATVQEVAQNAEQASQAATNADQQAQMGDQVVSEAIGRIEQLAGQMDHCLAAMQHLAGESQRIGSILDVIKSVSEQTNLLALNAAIEAARAGEAGRGFAVVADEVRGLAQRTSTATEEIGQLIDSLHNGTDDVTRLLDSSKRLTEQSVALSRRAGQALSQITDTVSSIQGMNQQIATASEEQSVVAEQINRSVINVRDVSDQTSAASEQTAASSGELEQLGQQLRGMVGRFNL from the coding sequence ATGAGCGCAACCGTGCAGGAAGTGGCACAGAATGCCGAACAAGCCTCGCAGGCCGCGACCAACGCTGACCAGCAGGCGCAGATGGGCGACCAGGTCGTGTCCGAAGCCATCGGCCGTATCGAGCAACTGGCCGGGCAGATGGATCATTGCCTGGCAGCCATGCAGCACCTGGCGGGCGAAAGCCAGCGCATTGGCAGCATCCTTGACGTGATCAAGTCGGTGTCCGAACAGACCAACCTGCTGGCGCTGAACGCCGCCATCGAGGCGGCCCGTGCAGGCGAAGCCGGCCGTGGCTTTGCCGTGGTGGCCGATGAAGTACGCGGTTTGGCCCAGCGTACCTCGACGGCGACCGAGGAGATTGGCCAGCTGATCGACAGCCTGCACAACGGTACGGACGACGTGACCCGTTTGCTGGACAGCAGCAAGCGCCTGACCGAGCAGAGCGTGGCGCTGAGCCGCAGGGCCGGGCAGGCGCTGAGCCAGATCACCGACACAGTGTCGAGCATCCAGGGCATGAACCAGCAGATTGCCACGGCCAGCGAAGAACAGAGCGTGGTGGCCGAGCAAATCAACCGAAGCGTGATCAATGTGCGGGATGTGTCGGATCAGACCAGTGCGGCCAGTGAGCAGACGGCGGCTTCGAGCGGGGAGCTTGAGCAGCTGGGGCAGCAGTTGCGGGGGATGGTGGGGCGGTTCAACCTGTGA
- a CDS encoding amino acid ABC transporter ATP-binding protein yields MIEVRDLLKVFDTRGQVVRAVDNVTTQVAKGEVVVVLGPSGSGKSTFLRCLNGLEHFDEGHVAIDGLQLADPKTDINAYRREVGMVFQHFNLFPHMTVLENLCLAQKVVRKRNKAEREAKARALLEKVGISQKANEYPSRLSGGQQQRVAIARALAMDPKVMLFDEPTSALDPEMVGEVLDVMKTLAQEGMTMVCVTHEMGFAREVADRVLFFDHGKLLEDAAPGAFFDAPKDPRAQAFLRQVL; encoded by the coding sequence GTGATTGAAGTCCGTGACCTGCTGAAAGTGTTCGACACCCGTGGCCAAGTGGTCCGGGCTGTGGACAATGTCACCACCCAGGTCGCCAAGGGCGAAGTGGTGGTAGTGCTCGGCCCATCGGGCTCGGGCAAGTCGACCTTCCTGCGCTGCCTCAACGGCCTGGAGCATTTCGACGAAGGCCATGTGGCCATCGACGGCCTGCAGTTGGCCGACCCAAAGACCGACATCAACGCCTACCGCCGCGAAGTCGGCATGGTGTTCCAGCACTTCAACCTGTTCCCGCACATGACCGTGCTCGAAAACCTGTGCCTGGCGCAGAAGGTGGTGCGCAAGCGCAACAAGGCCGAGCGTGAAGCCAAGGCCCGGGCGTTGCTGGAGAAGGTGGGTATTTCGCAGAAGGCCAACGAGTACCCGTCGCGCCTGTCCGGCGGCCAGCAACAGCGGGTGGCAATTGCCCGCGCCCTGGCGATGGACCCGAAAGTGATGCTGTTTGACGAGCCGACCTCGGCGCTGGACCCGGAGATGGTCGGCGAGGTGCTGGACGTGATGAAGACCCTGGCCCAGGAAGGCATGACCATGGTCTGCGTCACCCACGAAATGGGGTTTGCCCGCGAAGTGGCGGACCGGGTGCTGTTCTTCGACCATGGCAAGCTGCTTGAAGATGCCGCGCCTGGGGCGTTCTTCGATGCGCCGAAGGATCCGCGCGCGCAGGCGTTCCTGCGCCAGGTGCTGTAA
- a CDS encoding amino acid ABC transporter permease produces the protein MIKHKKAQWPWHGLTALVLVGLAISLYMATSMMSYEWRWNRVPQYFAYKAEDVQRAAGNGTVQDIVIAGDNARVTLKDEQGDEQVLDVAKDSLQLSRGDDVAEGDQIGVTRHWAAGPLAWGLWTTLWLSVVSGALGLVIGLFAGLCRLSSNPTLRDLSTVYVELVRGTPLLVQIFIFYFFIGTVLNLSREFAGVAALALFTGAYVAEIVRAGVQSIAKGQNEAARSLGLNAGQSMRHVILPQAFKRVLPPLAGQFISLVKDTSLVSVIAITELTKSGREAITTSFSTFEIWFCVAGLYLLINLPLSHLASRLERRLAQSD, from the coding sequence GTGATCAAACACAAGAAAGCCCAGTGGCCCTGGCACGGGCTGACCGCCCTGGTGCTGGTCGGCCTGGCGATCAGCCTGTACATGGCCACCTCGATGATGTCCTACGAGTGGCGCTGGAACCGTGTACCCCAGTACTTCGCCTACAAGGCCGAGGACGTACAGCGCGCCGCCGGTAACGGCACCGTGCAGGACATCGTCATTGCCGGCGATAACGCTCGCGTCACACTGAAGGACGAGCAAGGTGACGAGCAGGTGCTCGACGTGGCCAAGGACAGCCTGCAACTGAGCCGCGGCGACGATGTTGCCGAAGGCGACCAGATCGGTGTCACCCGCCACTGGGCAGCCGGCCCGCTGGCCTGGGGCCTGTGGACCACATTGTGGCTGTCGGTGGTGTCTGGCGCCCTGGGCCTGGTCATCGGCCTGTTCGCTGGGCTGTGCCGGTTGTCCAGCAACCCGACCCTGCGCGACCTTTCAACCGTCTATGTCGAATTGGTGCGTGGCACGCCGCTGCTGGTGCAGATTTTCATTTTCTACTTCTTCATCGGCACCGTCCTCAACCTGTCCCGCGAGTTTGCCGGGGTGGCCGCGCTGGCACTGTTCACGGGCGCCTACGTGGCGGAAATCGTCCGTGCTGGCGTGCAGTCCATCGCCAAGGGCCAGAACGAAGCCGCCCGCTCGCTGGGCCTGAACGCTGGCCAGTCAATGCGGCACGTGATCTTGCCGCAAGCCTTCAAACGCGTGCTGCCGCCGTTGGCTGGCCAGTTCATCAGCCTGGTCAAGGACACCTCGCTGGTCTCGGTGATTGCGATTACCGAACTGACCAAAAGCGGCCGCGAGGCCATCACCACCTCGTTCTCGACCTTCGAGATCTGGTTCTGCGTGGCAGGTCTGTACCTGCTGATCAACCTGCCGCTGTCGCACCTGGCCAGCCGGCTCGAGCGGAGGCTTGCGCAAAGTGATTGA
- a CDS encoding transporter substrate-binding domain-containing protein: MKQYLSRLLVGVTALVAVTAAQAGAIDDAVKRGTLKVGMDPTYMPFQMTNKRGEIIGFEVDILKAMAKSMGVKFEAVSTAYDGIIPALLTDKFDMIGSGMTLTQERNLRLNFSEPFIVVGQTLLIRKELAGEIKSYKDLNNEKYRLTSKLGTTGEMVSKKLIGKAKYHGYDNEQEAVMDVVNGKADAFVYDAPYNVVAVEKAGAGKLLFLEEPFTYEPLAFGLKKGDYDSINFINNFLHQIKHDGTYDRIHDKWFKNKDWLKDME; the protein is encoded by the coding sequence ATCAAGCAATACCTTTCGCGACTGCTGGTCGGTGTAACCGCCCTGGTCGCTGTAACTGCGGCCCAGGCAGGCGCCATTGATGACGCGGTCAAGCGCGGTACCCTGAAGGTGGGCATGGACCCGACCTACATGCCGTTCCAGATGACCAACAAGCGTGGCGAGATCATCGGCTTCGAAGTCGACATTCTCAAGGCCATGGCCAAGTCCATGGGCGTCAAGTTCGAGGCAGTGTCCACCGCCTATGACGGCATCATCCCGGCCCTGTTGACCGACAAGTTCGACATGATCGGCAGCGGCATGACCCTGACCCAGGAACGCAACCTGCGCCTGAACTTCAGCGAACCCTTCATCGTGGTTGGCCAGACCCTGCTGATCCGCAAGGAGCTGGCGGGCGAGATCAAGTCGTACAAGGACCTGAACAACGAGAAGTACCGCCTGACGTCCAAGCTGGGCACCACCGGCGAAATGGTCTCCAAGAAGCTGATCGGCAAAGCCAAGTACCACGGCTACGACAACGAACAGGAAGCGGTCATGGACGTGGTCAACGGCAAGGCTGACGCCTTCGTTTATGACGCGCCGTACAACGTGGTCGCCGTGGAGAAGGCCGGTGCCGGCAAGCTGCTGTTCCTCGAAGAGCCCTTCACCTACGAGCCGCTGGCCTTCGGCCTGAAGAAAGGCGACTACGACAGCATCAACTTCATCAACAACTTCCTGCACCAGATCAAGCATGACGGGACCTACGATCGTATTCACGACAAGTGGTTCAAGAACAAGGACTGGCTGAAGGACATGGAATAA
- the mdoH gene encoding glucans biosynthesis glucosyltransferase MdoH, translating to MSNSNARPVSLGEYLAHLPLSDEQRAELASCTSFSELHQRLAANPAANAAEAVQASVGPRLTVGSAAELEEAEMLGVDGSGRLCLKIAPPIKRTKVVPEPWRTNVLIRMWRRMTGRTNAPQPPKRELPPARWRTVGSIRRYILLTLMIGQTIIAGWYMKGILPYQGWSFVDLDEVLSQPLWDTVVQVWPYALQTSILILFGILFCWVSAGFWTALMGFLELLTGRDKYKISGSSAGNEPIAPEARTALVMPICNEDVPRVFAGLRATFESVAASGNLDRFDFFVLSDTNDTDIAVAEQQAWLDVCRETKGFGRIFYRRRRRRVKRKSGNLDDFCRRWGGEYKYMVVLDADSVMSGECLSSLVRLMEANPDAGIIQTGPRASGMDTLYARMQQFATRVYGPLFTAGLHFWQLGESHYWGHNAIIRMKPFIEHCALAPLPGKGAFAGAILSHDFVEAALMRRAGWGVWIAYDLPGSYEELPPNLLDELKRDRRWCHGNLMNFRLFLVKGMHPVHRAVFLTGVMSYLSAPLWFLFLVLSTALLATNTLMEPQYFIEPYQLYPLWPQWHPEKAVALFSTTIVLLFLPKLLSIILIWAKGAVEFGGRIKVTLSMLMEMLFSMLLAPVRMIFHTRFVLAAFLGWAATWNSPQRDDDSTPWSEAVRRHGPQTLLGIAWAALVAWLNPSFLWWLAPIVGSLVLSIPVSVISSRTRLGLAAKDEKLFLIPEEYATPQELLATDQYTHENRWHALHDGFVRAVVDPRQNALACAMATARHGQAAPIEALRAERVAKAMEVGPKGLDLNTRLALLSDPVALTRLHEQVWAEHNAAWIDVWRASIKNDPHSPLLPLHPENEGQPALVGA from the coding sequence ATGAGTAACTCAAACGCAAGGCCAGTATCGCTTGGCGAGTACCTGGCTCACCTACCACTGAGTGACGAGCAACGGGCGGAACTCGCCAGCTGCACGTCGTTCAGTGAGCTGCACCAACGCTTGGCGGCCAACCCGGCCGCCAACGCTGCCGAGGCCGTGCAGGCCTCGGTGGGCCCGCGCCTGACCGTGGGCAGCGCCGCCGAGCTGGAAGAGGCCGAAATGCTCGGCGTCGACGGCAGCGGCCGCCTTTGCCTGAAGATCGCCCCGCCGATCAAACGCACCAAAGTTGTGCCCGAGCCTTGGCGCACCAACGTGCTGATCCGCATGTGGCGGCGCATGACCGGCCGCACCAACGCGCCGCAGCCGCCCAAGCGCGAGCTGCCGCCGGCACGCTGGCGCACGGTGGGCTCTATCCGCCGTTACATCCTGCTGACCCTGATGATCGGCCAGACCATCATCGCCGGTTGGTACATGAAGGGCATCCTGCCGTACCAGGGCTGGTCGTTCGTCGACCTTGACGAAGTCCTCAGCCAGCCGCTGTGGGATACCGTGGTGCAGGTGTGGCCGTATGCCTTGCAAACTTCCATCCTGATCCTCTTCGGTATCCTGTTCTGCTGGGTGTCGGCGGGCTTCTGGACCGCGCTGATGGGCTTCCTTGAGCTGCTTACCGGGCGCGACAAATACAAGATTTCGGGCAGCAGCGCCGGCAACGAGCCGATTGCACCCGAGGCGCGTACCGCACTGGTGATGCCGATCTGCAACGAAGACGTGCCTCGCGTGTTCGCCGGTCTGCGCGCAACGTTCGAGTCGGTGGCCGCCAGCGGCAACCTCGACCGCTTCGACTTCTTCGTGCTCAGCGACACCAACGACACCGACATTGCCGTGGCCGAACAACAAGCCTGGCTGGACGTGTGCCGCGAAACCAAAGGCTTCGGCCGCATCTTCTACCGCCGCCGTCGGCGCCGTGTGAAGCGCAAGAGCGGTAACCTCGACGACTTCTGCCGTCGCTGGGGGGGCGAGTACAAGTACATGGTCGTGCTGGACGCAGACAGCGTCATGAGCGGCGAGTGCCTGAGCAGCCTGGTGCGCCTGATGGAGGCCAACCCGGACGCCGGCATCATCCAGACCGGGCCTAGAGCCTCGGGCATGGATACCCTGTATGCACGCATGCAGCAGTTTGCCACCCGCGTGTACGGCCCGCTGTTCACCGCTGGCCTGCACTTCTGGCAGCTGGGCGAGTCGCACTACTGGGGCCACAACGCGATCATCCGCATGAAGCCGTTCATCGAGCACTGCGCCCTGGCGCCGTTGCCGGGCAAGGGGGCGTTCGCCGGTGCGATTCTCTCCCACGACTTTGTCGAAGCTGCGCTGATGCGCCGGGCCGGCTGGGGCGTATGGATCGCCTACGACCTGCCGGGCAGTTACGAAGAGCTGCCGCCCAACCTGCTCGACGAGCTCAAGCGCGACCGGCGCTGGTGCCACGGCAACCTGATGAACTTCCGCCTGTTCCTGGTCAAGGGCATGCACCCAGTGCACCGTGCGGTGTTCCTCACCGGGGTGATGTCGTACCTGTCGGCGCCGCTGTGGTTCCTGTTCCTGGTGCTGTCGACGGCGTTGCTGGCGACCAACACCCTGATGGAGCCGCAGTACTTCATCGAGCCGTACCAGCTCTACCCGCTATGGCCACAGTGGCACCCGGAGAAGGCCGTGGCGCTGTTCTCCACCACCATCGTGCTGCTGTTCCTGCCCAAGCTGCTCAGCATCATCCTGATCTGGGCCAAGGGCGCCGTCGAGTTTGGCGGGCGGATCAAGGTCACCCTGTCGATGCTGATGGAGATGCTGTTCTCCATGCTGCTGGCACCGGTGCGCATGATCTTCCACACCCGCTTCGTGCTGGCCGCGTTCCTCGGCTGGGCGGCGACCTGGAACTCGCCACAGCGTGACGACGACTCCACGCCGTGGAGCGAGGCTGTGCGTCGCCATGGTCCGCAAACCCTGCTGGGTATTGCCTGGGCCGCGTTGGTGGCGTGGTTGAACCCGAGCTTCCTGTGGTGGCTGGCGCCAATCGTTGGCTCGCTGGTGCTGTCGATCCCGGTTTCGGTGATTTCCAGCCGCACTCGCCTGGGCCTGGCGGCCAAGGACGAGAAGCTGTTCCTCATCCCGGAGGAATACGCCACCCCACAAGAGTTGCTGGCCACCGACCAGTACACCCACGAAAACCGCTGGCATGCCCTGCATGACGGCTTTGTGCGGGCTGTGGTCGACCCCCGGCAGAACGCCCTGGCCTGTGCCATGGCCACTGCCCGTCATGGCCAGGCGGCGCCGATCGAAGCGCTGCGTGCCGAGCGCGTGGCCAAGGCCATGGAAGTCGGGCCGAAAGGGCTGGACCTCAATACTCGCCTGGCCCTGCTCAGCGACCCGGTTGCGCTGACCCGCCTGCACGAGCAGGTATGGGCAGAGCACAACGCGGCGTGGATCGATGTGTGGCGCGCGTCGATCAAAAATGACCCGCACTCGCCGTTGTTGCCGCTGCATCCGGAGAATGAAGGCCAACCGGCACTCGTCGGCGCCTGA
- a CDS encoding glucan biosynthesis protein G, giving the protein MIVSPQKASRIPGIRLRKALMASVALVGLMSAGQLWAFNLDDVAAKAKDLAGQKYDVPKSNLPAVFRDMKFADYQKIHFLQEKAEWAKDKTPFKLSFYHQGMHFDTPVKINEVTATKVEEIKYDPSRFEFGDVPHDPETTKNLGYAGFRVLYPINKADKQDEIMTLLGASYFRVVGKGHVYGLSARGLAIDTALPSGEEFPRFTEFWVEKPKPADKHLVIYALLDSPRSTGAYKLTLRPGNDTVVDVQSRVFLRDQVSRLGIAPLTSMFLFGPNQPSKVLNYRPALHDSEGLSIHAGNGEWLWRPLNNPKHLAVSNFSVENPRGFGLMQRQRAFSDYEDLDDNYQKRPSAWIEPKGDWGKGTVDLVEIPTADETNDNIVAFWSPEKLPEPGKPFEYAYRLHWTIDEAKFQAPELGSVKQTLRSTGDVKQSNLIRQPDGSVAFLVDFAGPALAALPEDTAVRSQISVGDNAEVVENNLRYNPETKGWRLTLRLKIKEANKSTEMRAALVRDVPAETAKPAQDAKQDKAAAKHAKAEKAVKAEQPAKAEQPAADAAPTNGTPATTEKVLTETWSYQLPADE; this is encoded by the coding sequence GTGATTGTTAGTCCCCAAAAAGCATCAAGAATCCCCGGCATCCGGCTACGCAAGGCCCTGATGGCCAGTGTGGCACTGGTCGGCCTGATGAGCGCGGGCCAGCTGTGGGCATTCAATCTTGACGATGTTGCAGCCAAGGCAAAGGATCTGGCCGGCCAGAAGTACGACGTACCCAAAAGCAACCTGCCGGCGGTGTTCCGCGACATGAAGTTCGCGGACTACCAGAAAATCCATTTCCTGCAGGAAAAGGCCGAGTGGGCCAAGGACAAGACCCCGTTCAAACTGTCGTTCTACCACCAGGGCATGCACTTCGACACCCCGGTGAAAATCAACGAAGTCACCGCTACCAAGGTCGAGGAAATCAAGTACGACCCGAGCCGCTTCGAGTTCGGTGACGTGCCCCACGACCCGGAAACCACCAAGAACCTGGGTTACGCCGGTTTCCGCGTGCTGTACCCGATCAACAAGGCCGACAAGCAGGACGAGATCATGACCCTGCTTGGCGCCAGCTATTTCCGCGTGGTCGGCAAGGGCCATGTCTATGGCCTGTCGGCCCGTGGCCTGGCCATCGACACCGCGCTGCCGTCGGGCGAGGAATTCCCGCGCTTCACCGAGTTCTGGGTCGAGAAGCCCAAGCCGGCCGACAAGCATCTGGTGATCTACGCCCTGCTGGATTCGCCGCGCTCTACCGGCGCCTACAAGCTGACCCTGCGCCCGGGCAACGACACCGTGGTCGACGTGCAGTCCCGCGTGTTCCTGCGTGACCAGGTCAGCCGCCTGGGCATTGCCCCGCTGACCAGCATGTTCCTGTTCGGCCCCAACCAGCCGTCCAAGGTCCTCAACTACCGTCCGGCCCTGCACGACTCCGAAGGCCTGTCGATTCACGCCGGCAATGGCGAGTGGCTGTGGCGCCCGCTGAACAACCCTAAACACCTGGCCGTGAGCAACTTCAGCGTCGAGAACCCGCGTGGTTTCGGCCTGATGCAGCGCCAGCGCGCGTTCAGCGACTACGAAGACCTCGATGACAACTACCAGAAGCGCCCAAGCGCCTGGATCGAGCCGAAGGGCGACTGGGGCAAGGGCACCGTCGACCTGGTCGAAATTCCGACCGCCGACGAGACCAACGACAACATCGTAGCCTTCTGGAGCCCGGAGAAACTGCCGGAGCCAGGCAAGCCGTTCGAGTACGCTTACCGCCTGCACTGGACCATCGACGAGGCGAAGTTCCAGGCCCCTGAGCTGGGCTCGGTCAAGCAGACCCTGCGTTCCACCGGTGACGTGAAACAGTCCAACCTGATCCGCCAGCCAGACGGCAGCGTGGCCTTCCTGGTCGACTTCGCCGGGCCGGCCCTGGCCGCATTGCCGGAAGACACCGCGGTGCGCAGCCAGATCAGCGTTGGCGACAATGCCGAGGTGGTCGAGAACAATCTGCGCTATAACCCTGAGACCAAGGGCTGGCGCCTGACCCTGCGCCTGAAGATCAAGGAAGCTAACAAGTCGACCGAAATGCGTGCCGCGCTGGTGCGTGATGTGCCGGCCGAAACCGCCAAGCCTGCCCAGGACGCCAAGCAGGACAAGGCCGCAGCCAAGCATGCCAAGGCCGAGAAAGCCGTCAAGGCTGAGCAACCTGCCAAGGCCGAACAACCTGCCGCCGATGCGGCGCCCACCAACGGGACCCCGGCCACCACCGAGAAGGTGCTGACCGAGACCTGGAGCTATCAGTTGCCTGCCGATGAGTAA
- the dtd gene encoding D-aminoacyl-tRNA deacylase — protein MRGLLQRVRGARVEVAGEVVGAIDQGLLVLVAVEPEDSREQADKLLHKLLNYRVFSDEQGKMNLSLKDVGGDLLLVSQFTLAADTRNGMRPSFSTAAPPALGAELFDYLLQRAKSQHGNVASGQFGADMQVHLVNDGPVTFMLQI, from the coding sequence ATGAGGGGCTTGCTGCAGCGCGTGCGCGGTGCGCGGGTTGAAGTGGCGGGGGAGGTTGTCGGCGCCATCGACCAGGGTTTGCTGGTGCTGGTGGCAGTCGAGCCTGAAGATTCCCGCGAGCAGGCCGACAAACTGTTGCACAAGCTGCTGAACTACCGTGTGTTCAGCGATGAGCAGGGCAAGATGAACCTGTCGTTGAAGGACGTCGGGGGTGATTTGCTGCTGGTGTCGCAGTTCACCTTGGCCGCAGACACCCGCAACGGCATGCGCCCGAGCTTCTCGACGGCAGCGCCGCCGGCCCTCGGAGCTGAATTGTTCGACTATCTTTTGCAGCGAGCGAAGAGCCAGCATGGCAACGTGGCGAGCGGGCAGTTCGGTGCGGACATGCAGGTGCATCTGGTCAATGATGGCCCCGTAACATTTATGTTACAAATATGA
- the pip gene encoding prolyl aminopeptidase: MQTLYPQIKPYARHDLAVEAPHVLYVDESGSPEGLPVVFIHGGPGAGCDAQSRCYFDPNLYRIITFDQRGCGRSTPHASLENNTTWHLVEDLERIREHLGIDKWVLFGGSWGSTLALAYAQTHPERVHGLILRGIFLCRPQEIEWFYQEGASRLFPDYWQDYIAPIPPEERGDLVKAFHKRLTGNDQIAQMHAAKAWSTWEGRTATLRPNPLVVDRFSEPQRALSIARIECHYFMNNAFLEPDQLIRDLPKIAHLPAVIVHGRYDVICPLDNAWALHQAWPNSELKVIRDAGHAASEPGITDALVRAADQMARRLLDLPLEEA, encoded by the coding sequence ATGCAGACCCTCTACCCGCAGATCAAACCCTACGCCCGGCACGATCTGGCCGTGGAAGCGCCGCATGTGCTGTATGTCGACGAAAGTGGCTCGCCCGAAGGTCTGCCCGTGGTGTTCATCCATGGAGGCCCGGGTGCTGGCTGCGACGCCCAGAGCCGCTGCTACTTTGACCCCAACCTGTACCGCATCATCACCTTCGACCAGCGTGGCTGTGGTCGCTCCACGCCCCATGCGAGCCTGGAAAACAACACCACCTGGCACCTGGTCGAGGACCTGGAGCGCATTCGCGAGCACCTTGGCATCGACAAATGGGTGCTGTTTGGCGGCTCGTGGGGCTCGACCCTGGCCCTGGCCTACGCCCAGACCCATCCCGAGCGTGTCCATGGGCTGATCCTGCGTGGCATCTTCCTGTGCCGGCCGCAGGAGATCGAGTGGTTCTACCAGGAGGGTGCGAGCCGCTTGTTCCCCGACTACTGGCAAGACTACATCGCACCGATTCCGCCGGAAGAGCGCGGGGACCTGGTCAAGGCCTTCCACAAGCGCCTGACCGGCAATGACCAGATTGCCCAGATGCACGCTGCCAAGGCCTGGTCAACCTGGGAGGGCCGTACCGCCACCCTGCGCCCGAATCCGCTGGTGGTCGACCGCTTCTCCGAGCCGCAGCGGGCGCTGTCGATTGCGCGTATCGAGTGCCACTACTTCATGAACAACGCCTTCCTCGAACCGGACCAGCTGATCCGCGACCTGCCGAAGATCGCCCATCTGCCAGCGGTGATCGTGCACGGTCGCTATGACGTGATCTGCCCGCTGGATAACGCCTGGGCCCTGCACCAGGCCTGGCCGAACAGCGAACTCAAGGTCATTCGTGACGCTGGCCACGCTGCGTCCGAGCCGGGCATCACCGATGCGCTGGTGCGTGCCGCCGACCAGATGGCCCGCCGCCTGCTTGACCTGCCCCTGGAAGAAGCATGA